GAGGAGTCCGTACTGGTCAGGGCTTATGACGACGCGTCAGGTGTGACGGCCGCCTTCAACAAGAACGTCCTGGCCGTCGTCGACCGCGAGTTGGGCGCCGACTTCGATCCGGCGGACTTCGACCATGTGGCGCGCTGGGACAGCGAGCAGCAGTGGATCGAGATGCGGCTGAGGGCGCGCCGGGCCCTGACCGTGAAGGTTCCCGAACTGGATCTGGTGGTCACCTTCGACGAGGGTGAGGAGATGCGTACGGAGGTGTCGGCGAAGTTCACTCAGGACCGTGTCCGCACCGAACTGGCGGGTGCGGGAATGGAGTTGACCCACTGGTGGACCGACGAGGCCGGGCGGTTCGCGCTGTCGCTGGCGACGGCGGTCTGAGCGGCGCGGGCCAGCGAGCGGCGGTCGGTGTGGCGGGCGGCGGGGATCAGGGGCAGTACCTCGATCTCCGCCGTGAGCCCGCGGGCCAGCACGATGCGCCACAGTGAGACGGCGAGCGGGTCGTCGCCGACGAAGGCGGCGGGACCCAGCGGGCGGTAGCCGATCCGTACGGGACGGACGGGTACCCCCGCGTCCAGCGCCGCCTGGAACATGGCCGCGGTGAAACGTCCCTGGTCCCTGCCGCACCAGGTGCTGCCCTCGGGGAAGACGATCACGCGGGATCCCGCGCGCAGGGCGTCACTGACGTCTCGTACGGTGTCCGGCAGCGCGCGGAGCCGGTCGCGCTCCACGAAGAGCGTGCCGCCGCGCGCCGCGACGGTGCCGAGGACGGGCCAGCTCCGGATGTCGCTCTTGGCCAGCACCCGCCCCGGGAAGAGGGTCGCGACGAGCGGGATGTCCAGCCAGGAGATGTGGTTGGCGACGACGAGCACCCCGCCGGGCGTGTCGGGCAGGAGCCCAGTGGACACCTGCGTGTCGGACATCGGCGCGGGGGGCGCGCCGTCGGTCCGGATACGCAGCCCGAAGGCCCGGATCACCGTACGCGTCCACCCTCTGGTCAGCCGGTCGCGCCGCCCGGCGCCGAGCAGGGCGACCGGCGGCACGAGCAGGATGCCGACGATCACGGCGACGAGACCGGCCAGCAGCCGCGCGGACGCGGCGAACACGCCCCGGCGCAGGGCGTCCGCCCGGGGGGCGCAGAGCTGCGGGGTGCAGGGCGCCGTGGGCAGCCAGGCGCTCATCGCGCCGGGGCGAGCGAGAGGAAGTGCCGCAGATAGCGGGGGTTGGTGCGGCGCAGCGACAGCAGGACGTACAGGTCGGCGACCCCGAACTCCGGGTCGTGCGCGGGCGCGCCGCAGACCCAGGCACCGAGCCGCAGATAGCCGCGGAGCAGCGCGGGGAGTTCGGCGCGTGCGGCCGGGACGGTGGCGCTGTCGGGGGTCCAGAGGCGGTGCGGGGTGACCCAGTACTCCTCCGGCGCGAGGTTGCGGTCCTTGACGGTGTTCCAGGTCGCCGAGGCGAGGGAGCCGCCGTCGCTCAGCGGGAGGGAGCAGCAGCCGGCCATCCAGTTGTGGCCGGTGCGGGTCATGTAGCGGGCGAGCCCGGCCCAGATCAGGGCGATGACGGCGCCGTTGCGGTGCAGGGGGTGGACGCAGGAGCGGCCGACCTCCACGAGGTCGTCGCGTATGTGGTCGAGCCGCTGGAGGTCGAACTCGCTCTCGGAGTAGAGCCGTCCGGCGGCGCGGGCGCGGTCGGGCGGCAGCAGCCGGTACGTGCCCACGACCTCGCCGGTCCCGGCCTCGCGTACCAGCAGGTGGTCGCAGTAGGCGTCGAAGTCGTCGCCGTCGAGGCCGGGCTCGGGCCCGTCTACGAGGGCGCCCATCTCACCGGCGAAGACCATGTAGCGCAGGCGCTGGGCGGCGCGTACGTCCTCCGGGTCGCGGGCGAGGGAGACGAGATAGCGCTGGTCGGGGACGGAGGCGGGGAGAGGGAGCTGGGTGGGGAGGGTGGCGGGGATGACGGCGGGTGAGGCGGACATGACTGTCTCCTGTGCCGGACGGAAGAACGAGCGGTACGGGGGACGCCGTTCGGTCCTGTCCGCCGGACGGGACCTGGGCGACCCGGCACCTTGTTTCTTCCGTGTCCGGCTGGATTCGACATGACAGCCCGGCGGAGCGGGGATGTGGGACGGCTGAATGGCCGGAACCGGCGGGTATGGCGTTGGTAAAGCGCCCGCCCCCGCCGGCCCGGTGGTCCACCGATCCCACGACTCGCCGATCCCCCGCCCCGCCGGCCCGTTCCGTCCCCGACCGCCGCCGTGCGCGAGCTACCGCAGCGCCGCCGCGATCTTCGCGTCCGCCACCGTCGCGGCCGTCTCCGGGTCCTCACCCTGGAGGACGGCCGTCATGTACAGCTTGATCGGGTTGTCCAGCTCGACGTTGGCCCACTTCGGCGAGTTGGGCGTCGCGCGCCCCTCCGCCGCGCCCGCCGCCATCGCGGCCGTGGCCTCCTGGCCCTCGATGACATCCGCGAGCGTCGTCTTGTTCGGCACGTAGCTCATCGTCTTGGCCAGATCCGTCTGCCACTTCTCGCCCGCGAGCGCCTTGACCACCTCGACCGCCGCCGACCGGTGCGAGGAGTTCTTGGGGACGATGAGGTCGGAGCCGCCGGTGAAGACCGCGCCGGGTGCCTCGGCGGTCTTGCCGGGGACCGGGAAGAAGCCGAGCTTGCCCTTGAGGTCCGGGTTCTTCTCCTCGATCTGGACCGCGGAGTTGGGGGTGTCGATGATCTGTGCGATGTCGCCCTTCGCGAACTCGCCCTCCTGCACCGGCTTGACCTCGTCGGAGTCCTTCGGGCCGTCGCCGAGCGCCTGCAGCTCCTTGTAGAACTTCATGCCCCTGATCGCCTCGGGGGTGTTGAGCCTGCCTTCCCACTCGCCGCCCGACTCGACCGCCAGTTCACCGTTCTCGTCCCAGATGAAACCGGAGAGGGTGTACCAGTCCTGACCGGCCAGATAGATGCCCTGCCGGCCCCCCCGGTCGAGCTGGGCCGTGATGTCCAGCCACTCGGCGCGGGTCTTGGGCAGTTCCTCGATGCCGGCCTCCGCGAAGAGGTCCTTGTTGTAGATGACGACGCGGTTGGCGGCGTACCAAGGTATGCCGAACTGTGAGCCGTTGATGCTCCCCGGCTCGGCGAGGCCCGGCAGCCAGTCCTCGCTGCCCAGGTCGCGTACGGACTCCAGCGTCAGGTCCCGCAGGCCGTTGCTCTCCGCGTACTGCGCGACCTGGGTGTTGCCGACCTCGATGATGTCCGGCGAGTCGTCGGAGTCCAGCGCGGCCATCACCTTCTTGCCGATCCCGGTCCACTCCTGGATCTCGACCTTCAGCTCGACCGAGGGGTTCTCCTTCTCGTACGCCTCGGTGAACCGGTCCAGGTACGCCGTGGAGACGCTGTCCTTCATGAGCCAGATGGTGATGACCTTGTCGTCGCCGCCGGGGAGCATCCCGCATCCCACGAGTGCTACGGAGGACGCGAACACGGCGGATCCGACAAGGAAGCGGTTTTTCACGTAGGTCACCTTCTGGCATGCGGCAGATAAGAGTGAAACCCGACGTGGGGGGAGCAACCGGTGCTCGCACGGGCATTGGCGCGATTTTGGTATGGACCAGGGGACCGGTCAAGCCCCGTGCCCGCGCGCGGGCTGTCCGGCGCGCCCTCCACGCCGCCTTCTCCTGCCGCGCGCACCGCCGCCCGGTGGGGCACGGTGGAGTGACACCGTGACCGGCGCGGAGAGGAGACCGACCCCATGAGCAACCACACCTACCGGGTCACCGAGATCTACGGCACCTCCGAGGCGGGCGTGGACGAGGCCATCCGTAACGGAATCGGCCGGGCGTCCCAGACCCTCCGCGGGCTCGACTGGTTCGAGGTGACGCAGGTCCGCGGCCATATCGTCGACGGGCAGATCGAGCACTACCAGGTCGGGCTCAAGGTCGGCTTCCGCCTGGAGGACGGCGACACGGCGGGCTGAGTCCGGCGCCGTACCGCTGCCTCGACGCCGCACCGCCTCGACAGTGGGTCACCCTCCCCGCTCGCCGA
This window of the Streptomyces niveus genome carries:
- a CDS encoding lysophospholipid acyltransferase family protein, whose product is MSAWLPTAPCTPQLCAPRADALRRGVFAASARLLAGLVAVIVGILLVPPVALLGAGRRDRLTRGWTRTVIRAFGLRIRTDGAPPAPMSDTQVSTGLLPDTPGGVLVVANHISWLDIPLVATLFPGRVLAKSDIRSWPVLGTVAARGGTLFVERDRLRALPDTVRDVSDALRAGSRVIVFPEGSTWCGRDQGRFTAAMFQAALDAGVPVRPVRIGYRPLGPAAFVGDDPLAVSLWRIVLARGLTAEIEVLPLIPAARHTDRRSLARAAQTAVASDSANRPASSVHQWVNSIPAPASSVRTRS
- a CDS encoding GNAT family N-acetyltransferase; translated protein: MSASPAVIPATLPTQLPLPASVPDQRYLVSLARDPEDVRAAQRLRYMVFAGEMGALVDGPEPGLDGDDFDAYCDHLLVREAGTGEVVGTYRLLPPDRARAAGRLYSESEFDLQRLDHIRDDLVEVGRSCVHPLHRNGAVIALIWAGLARYMTRTGHNWMAGCCSLPLSDGGSLASATWNTVKDRNLAPEEYWVTPHRLWTPDSATVPAARAELPALLRGYLRLGAWVCGAPAHDPEFGVADLYVLLSLRRTNPRYLRHFLSLAPAR
- a CDS encoding extracellular solute-binding protein is translated as MKNRFLVGSAVFASSVALVGCGMLPGGDDKVITIWLMKDSVSTAYLDRFTEAYEKENPSVELKVEIQEWTGIGKKVMAALDSDDSPDIIEVGNTQVAQYAESNGLRDLTLESVRDLGSEDWLPGLAEPGSINGSQFGIPWYAANRVVIYNKDLFAEAGIEELPKTRAEWLDITAQLDRGGRQGIYLAGQDWYTLSGFIWDENGELAVESGGEWEGRLNTPEAIRGMKFYKELQALGDGPKDSDEVKPVQEGEFAKGDIAQIIDTPNSAVQIEEKNPDLKGKLGFFPVPGKTAEAPGAVFTGGSDLIVPKNSSHRSAAVEVVKALAGEKWQTDLAKTMSYVPNKTTLADVIEGQEATAAMAAGAAEGRATPNSPKWANVELDNPIKLYMTAVLQGEDPETAATVADAKIAAALR
- a CDS encoding dodecin produces the protein MSNHTYRVTEIYGTSEAGVDEAIRNGIGRASQTLRGLDWFEVTQVRGHIVDGQIEHYQVGLKVGFRLEDGDTAG